atttgtacgATTTATACTATAAACGTTCACATGTTTGGAGGCAGCCACGTAACATCATGTTTTATGCTATTTAACATGTCATATACCAACATTTAGTCACTATACCATTACATTTCAATTACATGGATAATATAACATATCATAAGGACCATTTCGCTTTCTCATTACATTCTCGAATCTACTAATTCGTTTTATAATCGTATCGACCCCAAGGCTTATATTACTCGGATTACATGATCTTttacatgccatattttattattttagcattaatatacaattacacaattcaatATTGAATGTCAATAAGCAATGTATATGTTTCATAATCCCTATTAATTAGACACAAACTCAAGAGGGATACACGAATCACCCACCATCACACCAATATATCCGACACACAGTGCCTGATCGATACGTCTAAAGTATAATATGCACTCCGCGCCTCATCAGTATAAACcgaagtaaatatatataaatgtgctTAGCACCTCATTGGTACATCTGAAGTATAATATGCACTCTGTGCCTCATCGGTATAAATTGAAGTAAAATCCCGTACcctaatcctatggcatgccaactgtACCCGACTCTATCCGAGACTGTTAATAGTGTATTCAACGTTCCAAACATATATATAGTTTGCATATCATAATCTAATACGTAACAAATTCACATCATGCCCAAatcaatttcatacaatttCATATCATCGTATACACCATTATCACATTTCTCACATGTTACCAACTATTTCATACTCACCTATTTATGGGACAAGTTCATTACATTAAGCAAGCAAATTGCAAcaaccatttttataatttgaattcaaataatgAAAACACAAACCAGAATAGGCTATTCGTCCACGACCTTCGTCTTTCCTTTATCTTGAGACGACTCGATGTCATTTTTAGTTGCATACAATAAATttgataacaaaataatatcaGTTTTTCAAACAAACACATGAAAACACAacaatttgacataatttgtattttattcattttagtccgtATATCCAAATGCTTATATTTTTCGATATTTAGTAtcgaatcaaaatctaatttcatattctttcaGGGACCCCAAGCTTTCAATCTAtgacaaaattttctaataactttcactttattcaatttagttttcaaTCTATGACAAAATTAACTTTCACTTTCgatatatagtttttaatttcaCTACCTTCTAATACAATCTTAGAAAATCTAaagttaacaattaaacattCATCAATTTCAAGCTTAATTTCATCAATATTCTTTAATggcaacaaaataaaaactcatcAATTAGATAATCTAATACATGGGCATGACTTGTTATGCTTAGATAATTAAAATTCCATAAAAGTCATCAAAGAAAACCTTCCTTACCTTAGCAAATTTGGACCAATTTTGACTAAGGAGCTTGGAAGATATTTCTTTCGTTTCTTTGGGCATGGACGGCACAACACAAGGAGGAAGATGACCATCTCATTCTCTCTCCCACTCACtttatatttatacacataATTAGTAGGTaattagcttaattaatttactaaGTTATGGATTAAtgtgtaaattaattattagttaatgGAAGATGATGGCTTAATAATTAACTAGATGCTAACATGCTTTAAcaatggtttaattattttgaGATCCTTAGTTTAATTACTTATTGAATCCTCAAgtatttcttaaattaaaattgaacagcgattgcatttttataatttagtctctgtACTATAATTAATGATTTTCTCGATTTAGTTACTTGACCAACCATTAATATATTGtcatattaaattcataaatctttctattcataatttcattgaCTCGTTTACGGAATTGAGttccaaaatcatattttttaacaCCGGCTAAAATCAGGTTATTACAGCATAAGTTTGGACTTGTCAAGTAGCCATGGTGTTGACTTGTGAGCATCGCATCAGccatttaataaacaagccatTCATAATTAGAATTTCAAGttattaaatgtaatttatttaatttggttgtttggcatgtatataaagACTCAAGCTAAGTGTGAGTTGTAATTATGAATGCCATGTTTAAACCCCTTTTAAGTTTTCTTAACAATTGTTTGtgctatttcattttttatagtGTTTATGCTATGTATTTGGGACTAAACGAGCTTAAGATTTATTCTAAAATGTTTTGATTCATGTTGAGATGATATAGTGAAGTTTGGACATGTTTTATAGGGTTTTTAGCCGATTTCTGCTCCTGGGGTCCAAGGTCTTGAGATTGCATCAAAGTCTCGAGACTTACAAACATCAAGGCTAAGTTTCTACAGTTCTACCCCTAAGTATCGAGAATTTAGATGGATCTGGACAACTATTTGTCTCGGTTCATTCTTGatgtgattttttattttttatatattttaaatactttttttatttatgtttaccACGTGTCAAAATAAAAAGGTTGTCATGTGTTGCCCCATGATTAATTGCTAGTGTCGCATCATCAAAATCTTAACAGCGTTTTTATCAAAGAATGTGATGGAATTTAAGTTTAGATACCAATCAGatctaaaacaaaatttaaataccaactaAATATAAGTGAACAAGTTCGAAGACAAACTATAGAGTTAAATAAAAGTATGGcattatttaacaatttcaagtttatgtattgattaaatccaaaaaattGTCACCAACTAAGTGTCCaacttcaaatttcaaaatatacattaacCTATCCAATTTTGATGTTCAAGTCTTTGATTGCATGATTCGACTTCCCAAGGCAAATTGGCGGAAACCAGTTTGAtagaaaagtttttttttttttttctttcagataaataaaatagttaatttcaTAAGTTGTCCCTAAATTATTGGTCACTTTTTAAATTGGTCTGAAAACTTCAAATTGTTCTAATGAAGTTCTCAATCTACTAGTATCCTTTTCAATCAGGTCTTCCCATTAGTCGTCTTGTTAACTTTTGTTAGATATCAGTTAGTAAATACAACTATAACACTTGTTTGTCtttcatactttttcattttcattattcactttttcattaataaatacatataaattattattcattttataattaattttttaatttataattaattataatatttaattacattaattttataaaaaataatttaaatttaaattgtaataaaacagcttttggaatattttttgaaagtacaatttttttggaatatttttttttttttttcttcattaattTGTGGAGAACTTTTCTCCTTTAAACTACAAGCAAAAAAACAGGCAAATAAATTTCCATGGCtcataaaaatagttaaatatatattttaatatttttcttcacgtatttattatccttttttttgtaaacaaatacaaaaatagGTTATACATGATATTagttagtataaattttatttacatttagttatgataaaagtaaataaaatgaaaataaacaaataaatatgttCTTAATTAGGCAATGAAAACAGATGatactttatattaattaatataaatcttGTTTGCaccaatttaattatgaaaatagaaataaattaaatgtaaataactttaaaatattttcaaaatttattacaaatgaacaattttttaattaatatgacgtttaaaataaactatgctaaaattatttaattttaagttaaaaatatttaataattacattaattttatatgcatttatttatttataaaagagtatatagaaaaagaataaaatatataaaaagtaagaTGTGTTGCAATCAAATGGCAACTTGCCACCAATATTTAGCATCAGATTTTTAACAATCACTATCAAAAGATCATTAGAATATTTAAAACGATAGTATTGGATACATTACTCGgtatattgatttatttgatccttcaattttatgaaaaaattcattttagttctccatttaatttttcatttttagcttttaaacttttttttcaaatcactccaaaatgaatagaaaaattaatgtcTTTTTAACTTTACTAACATAGCATACACTTTGTCAAGTGGATAAAATGTCaacattgaattatttttaagtttttaaattttgaaaactcaaaaattataaaaggtattttcaaaaattaaaaagtataaaaatatattttaaaattttttaattttaaaaattaattaaatatcgaTACGTCACCCACATggcaaaaatattttaatttctctatccttttggagtgatttgacaaaatacaaattcaaaagttaaaagacgaaaaataaaaggtaagatTAAAATAACTTCCTCGTAAAATTGGAATGCCAAAAGTCATTATGTCTTCTAACTTTGCAAGTAGAACTATAAATTTGCCATCTAATAATAGGGTTAATATTTGGTATGcaatatactttttttattccacaagtatattttaaaaactatcatagatctcttttttaaaatattcttttgaatattaaacTATAACCCTATATGATACTTGTCAACTCCTAACactacttataaaatttaaaaacttcacTAACATTGTACTAAATTTCTCTACTTCATATACTTGATATACATTTATCATCACCTCAACCCTGCTTGtggaatttttaaattctaCCGACAATGTACTAATTATTTACCCAACACCTGATTGAAattaatactaaataaaatcaattcatattgagtttaaaaaaaaaaagtaaagcaGAGATAAAGGAAATGGAGATAATGCCTCGTTTCTAATGAAACTAAAAATGCTTGATGTAAAGAAGGCAGCAGTAACACTCTTTACAAAATGTTTTCCTTATGAAAAAGATTACAAACTCACTCCAAATCTGAGACCCCATCAAATTTTCCTCAAATCAATTATTACATCAGATAAGTAACAATCAAATTTGTGGGCAAACTCCCCTAGTTGTTTACCTCTTTTCAGTGCCCATTCGAAGGTCGGAATACGGTATAGCCATTGATGCCACATGCCATATTCGGATACTCTGGGCTGTAGTATGCGTAATTTTCACCATCTGCATTCCTCATGCTGAGTAAAGACAGATCCGAAGCTGCCATTTGCCACCGGTTTGGGACCAGTCCATCAATTTGTTGTCCATTAGCATAATGTAGGGGGCTAGCTTGTGGAATAAACTCCCTCTCTGTATCGAAATGGTTGCTGGAGGAACTACTATAACCTTGTTGGAACCCATCATTATGGTAACTCCGCATTCGCTCAAATCTGCACGAGCCACTTGAGGATCCCATACCATCTGACAAGCCCAAATCggaatgaaaaggaaaatgctgatttaataaatatggcTCATTGCCAAGAGCATGGAAGCCTGCTCCTGCCCTAGCAGCCTTCCCAACATTGTGTTCCTCATCAAGCAACTCATTTATGATGTCAAGATGTGGAAACTCGTCTGCCAAGACACCTTGGGTCTGACGCCCAGATGCACAGGCTGGAAACTCCATTGAGAAGTGTTCCCGGGACCCATTTTGCACAGACCTGTACAAGTCAAGATTTTCAAATTCACCAAGCAAAGTATTAGAGTGCATGCTTCTACTGCTATCCCTCTGAGAATTCTCCATCCAGTGGGGAGCACTCCGAAAGGTTTCCCTAGTTACCAAGCCAAATGGAAGGCCTGATTGGACAGAATTTGGCTCCATCTTCCCAGAACTCTGGGGCATATACAGTGGTGCAGAAACCAAGGCAGGTGGTTGTGAGTATACTAGTGATGGGTTGATGCCTGAGCTAGGGGAGTTGGAATGAGTAAAACCAGCTGAACTAGAAGCAACATTATGGTTACCCATTATGGCATTTCTGTAAGATTGAGGAACATAACCAGCAGCGGGGGATAGGTCAGGGCCCAAGTGGCCAACAGCACTAACTGATCGAGCAAGCAAAGGAGTAGTTTGAACCATAGAAACAACAGGAGTAGTTGGCCTAGTACCAGGAATTAGAGGGGCACTGGAGGGCCTTGACATCACAGGGACTTGTGGGATAGTAGGTTCAGATGGTTTTGGAGTCGCAGACTTCTGAGTCTCAGATTTCAAAATACCAGTTATTTGGACTGATGTACTAGAAGATGCAGGTTGATCACTCTGTTGCAAGCCGTTTGATAATGTCTTCCTAACTGAAATAGAATCTACACTGCCAGCACTCATTTCCTCTGACCTAAGCTGAGCAGGTAGTAGATTTTTGGAAGGGCTTCTTGGAGAGGATGGTCCAGCAGCCGTCTTCTCTTTAGGTCTTTCCAAATCAACTGAATCTTTGGTGCTTGGTTTCTTTAGCGGCAAAACAACTTCTTCCTATTACGTCGAGAAGATAAATGTCAATCATAAATATACAACTGTGAAGTGGCAAGAAGAGGTAAGAATTTAATGAGATGGAACAACAATATACACCACCTTCCTAACAGCATCCTGCTCAGCCCACTTTGTCTGATCTGATGAGGAAACAGCAGCCTCAAACTCAGCTTCACCAGCCTTGCTACTTTCAGTGACATCATTTTGATGCCCTGCATCTAATGCAGGACAAGGAGGCTGATAATCAGATTCTGTAGTCCAACTACTGCCATCACTCAATGTTTTACTTCGCTGGTTCCTTCCTCTACAAATTTGAAGAGTCAGATGAGATAAATACCATGTCATATCATCCAGAAGCATTAAAAGAAACCTAAGCAATACTTAACCTGCTCAGTGATTTTTTATTGTGGTTGTTTGAAAATGAGTTCCCTTTATAGGGACCATTCATTACCACTGACGGTACTGAGTCTGTTGAACATGTTGATGAACTATCATCCATTAGAGATGGGCTCCTCTTATCAGCTACTCCATTCTGTACACATGACAGTCCACTTATTCCACTGGTACAGGCTTCTGTGGGGGGATGGATTTCTGAGGTATCTGTATCCCAGTTAACAGGACTAGCATCTCTGTCTTCGGAGTCAGGCTGAAGAACTTCAGTGGCAGCATCAACGGAGTCAGAAACATCACCCAGAACATCAGCCTTTTCGGGCACTGGCTGCTCCTCCACCATCACAGAGGCTTCCTTTTCATCATCGGGGTGGTATTCTTGGTGCTTCCTCTCTGCTGCCACAATAGCCTTGTCCTCCCTCCCCTTCTCTTTGTTTTTCCGATTATTTCGTTTTTGCTTAGCCTGCAGTACATAAGCATTGGAAATGCATCAAATTCAGAACAGAAGAAAAatctttaacaaatttaatctccataaatatatatatgtacatatgtttgTATAGCACACAAACACACTTCAAATTGCTTCCCAAAGTAAATTAGGGAATGCTTCAGATAATCaccagaagaaaaaaaaattgaatgtgaaacaatattttatttcattttgtttgacAGAGGTGGTCCAAGAAGAGTTCATTCAGGATGTCTGCTAAGATCCTACCATACCAAAAACAGGTATTATACctgttttttctttgattttttctcCTTCTCAGATGCTCCTCGTTTAGCCTTCTGCTCGCTTTCTGCCAGCCAGGCAGCTTCTTCACGGATGAGTTCTTCTTGCCTTTTTAAAGCAACAGCTTCCTGATAGGCAACTTCAATCTTGTTGCTGTATGTAACCAAAAAATTAGGGCATCTATGGGTTCAAATAAGTATCACCATCACCCATTAATATCCTATAGAGATTGCTCAAAAGAAGTTTGAAACACTATGTGAAAATTAAGAATTCAACCCTTCCATTAAGCTGGCAGAGAAGGTCATATAAAGGAATACAAAATCAAGTGTAACTGAATTACCACCAAAATTTGTGCGCATAAACCACCATCAGAAAATAAGACAACGCCCTATTTCTATAAGATTCTTTTAGCTGGTAAGTTGACTAAGATCATATATCGCCCTCTCCCACTGAAAGAGAATAAACTTCCGTACTATAGTGCATTTGCCATCCTGGATGGTGTTTTCATGGTGACCAGATTATCATGCAGATATATAGATGCTAAGTGTAACAGAATGCAAATAATTGACATTCACTTAGGGTTAGTTTGAAtaggcggtgcgtttacctgcggttagtgtaaaaacagcggtggcagtgagattagatactgtagcgatactgtagcgtgagacaaaaagtaagctaaacacaccgcaccgcacccaaccgcctatccaaacccacccttagtaaGAAAACTTtgtaaactataaaatttgcGATTTTCAGATAAAAATGTCTAGGCAAACTAGAGAGAGAaccatttaaattatatagtggctctcatcaaatattttccctccattAACCAGTTGTCCCACAAAAACAAATGCCATACTTATTACTCCCTTGGGTCCATTACTTGATAGgggaaacaaaaaaatatcagATACATACCAATGAATCATCAtatttatacatgcatattCATTTGGTGGCTGATACTAGTTTCAAGGACGCATACCAGCATTTCCAGAAGTAATGAGAGACATAAATAACCAATCATTATTTTAAGGCCGAATCACAAAGCACGGTACCTGAAAATATGAGAGAGAACAAATATTTCCACCGTCCTGCGACCCAATTCCGTAAGACGTCTTTCATCACGCTCAATTGAATCCTTGTTGAAATCCTCTCCAGAATTTCCATCCTACAGAAAAATGAGAAGACTTGCTGAGAAAGGGAAAAGCTTTGTTTATTGTTGCtttttaaaaataccaaaataaatatgttatgaaGGGCTGGAATTATCTTTCCCAGAGAAGTAAATGGGAATAGCATTAGCTTCTAGGGAAGCAAAAGCATCTATTTCCAAACTAGATGGAACACCTATTAGGACAAAAAGGTAAAGAAAATTCCACTAATATGCTCTCATCAATtgccaaaaattttaaaatggaacTGAACAAATTACTTTGTACTCCCTTAAACATGTGATTTTCTTACTATAACCTATCCAATGCTGTTAAGGCACTCAGCTAGGTGATAAGGCACAGTGAGAAAACAAGATTGCGCCATCAACCTTCTCAGACAAAGCTATTTTAAACCATGTTACTCAGACTCAGGTGTGAGTGTCAGATACAAGCATGCATCCAACACAGCTATAGTTgatttttctaacattttccatATATTTGAAGGATCATTAGAGGTCATATCCACATATCCGTGTGTCAGATACGGGTACTtcatgaaaaatgaagagtctAAGAACATAGATTTTAAATGGGCCCTCGCACCAATGCATTTTGGGCTTCAATGCTAGGTGACAAAAAAGCTAGCTCCATTGAACTGGTGAAGCCAGCTTTTAGGAAtctctctttcctttttttccccttctttcTTCTAAACTCAAATGACCACTTATAGCAAAAAAGTAATAAACCTTTAATGCCCACTGAAGCcgacttttaacttttttattttaaaactcaaaatatcattatttatttaattttttaattataaaactacTAGCCCTCACTTTATTAGTTAAacttagttaaataattaaactgaAAACTTCAATCTCCCTCAAACATTGATCTTAAAAACCATATGCTGACACTACCAAGCAAGGGTAAACatgtttgttttatatatattctctatcatttctactatttattattcttttaactGTTTTTCCCCTTCTCTATACTTTTTTCTcctattgtaatttttaataattttgtaatatgtATTTGGAGCAAagattgatatatattattgtaatgAAGACtcaattctttgattttttttgtaactaATGGACCAATCATAatgtatcatatatatttattaatttatttataagtatgcCCCTTACAGCATTTTTTTTTGTGCCTTTCACCTTTGCACATTGGGCTCTAGAGAGGACTTTGCGTCTTGAGTGAGCTTAGCACCCTTAACAACATTGAACCTATCATCAATATTCAGGAACTTACCTTAGTTCGGTTTTGAGGACCTTTCTCATCTTTCGGAGGTAGTGGTTCCAAAGCTGCCCTTTTTAGAAGTAGCAGCACATCGTCCACCAACAAAAACATATCTTTTTCCATATGAACAATCGGTGCTGGCATTTCTTCAGCATCCAATAGTTTGGACTTTGCTTTCTTGCCCTTACTCTGGCCTTCTAGTGCCTTCAACCCACTATAAAGTGAATCCATTACCAAAGTAGATGTCACTTCCTTCTCTATAAAAAAGTGCTTCacaactattttcaaaatcactTCTGCTTTCTCCCTGGACATCCGGCGCCTGGCATTTTGGTCAATCCCCAACCAGAAAGCACAGAAGCTGCAACATTTGCAAACATTAGTTCAAGAAGAGCAACAAAAAGCTAAAAGTGATGACCTGATGAGAAACAAAGTCACCAAACATGAGCCATTTAAAACATGAAGAAAAGGACAAAGAAAAACTGCCAAGTCTAAAAAAATTGAGGCCAACTTTGACAAATGATGTCAAAGCAATAAGAAATTTGATGTGGCAAGAACAAAGAAAACCCTCTAAAAGGAAAGCATTCAAATATAACATATCCTTCAAAGACAGATGCTGCACATGGTTAAAACTTGAATTTAGTGTTCTAGATGAGTAACATATCATTAAAAGACAGTGTATAAATCATTTACCTTGACCAGCTAGCTTTATCCTCTATCAACTTCCCTAGCTTTTGTTGTCTCTCATCCAAAAAACGGCGACAAATTTGCTCTACATTTGTCAAATACACTCTAACAAGTTCTCTCCTATACTGACAATCAAGGCAACGAAAAGGTCGGTCTGCTTTCTCCCtacaaattcaaaacaaaaatattacatttgCTCACAAGATGGAAAAAAAACTAGATCAGGTGTACACAAATTACCAAAGCAAATCAACTTGATTGTAGCATGCCAAAGCAATAATTTCAAAATGAGGAAACCACTCAAGGCAAGGAACCTTCTTAAACCAAAAAGACCGCAGTAATAAGCCAACTTTATCATCAAAGGTATAATACAATGGCAGAATGAAACAATTACCAATAAAGAGTTTAATcctgaattttatatttactgAAAACTAGGATTGCAAAAGTTCTGCTGATAAGCATGAAGAACAATATTCAAATTCCATATGTATGTTGCTACTAATGATGTCGCTCTTTTTCTTTAAGTACACATGTCTAACACATCCGAACATGGGTATAGGAATATGACCCTCTAAACAGAAGGAGAAACTTATTAAAAAACTTGAACATACTATAGCAAGAAATATAATATACCCATATCCAACACAAACCTGAGTACGAGCAACATAGACTACTATTGAATGAAGCCCCACAGGCAGAAGATTTCTTCACAATAAATTACCTGATGACTTGAACTTGAGCTTTTATGATAAGTGTGTCAGATTCTATAAATCCATCATAAACTTTAGAGAGCTCCATAAACTTTTTCCATCCCCAGTCATGCTCTTTCTTCCAGAATCGATGTAAAGTATCTGCAATCCACAGAATGTTGCTGATAATTCATGATCCCTAATATCGCAACTAAACGAAATGTGGGACAACTAACCtgaatattttgatttcttagGATCTTTATTCACGACAGCTATTGTAAACTGTGCAAAATGACTCCAACCTGTCTCCAATAGAGCAAGGAAACATATAAGTTCAACTCcataaacaaaagataaatgataataaatacaTTGTGTAATTTACTGAAACTATCTAACCTGGAAGAAGTTTGTCATGATTAGCAACACAGAGAAACAATGAGAGATGATTGCAAACATCACAACCTTGTGGGTAAATTAAGATGTACCTGTCAAACATGGCAAAATGTTCAAATCGAAACTAGTGAATTTTCCCTGCTGAAAAAGCATATGTTTCTTTATGGACAACATTATAAAGTCTAAAAGATTTATCTGTTTGTGTGTACAAGAACGTATTCTCCACAtagaatttcaatatgaaatgaaagaataggAATCCAGAATGAGAATTATGAACGAGAAAGGGCAGAAGTAGACAATAAGAGCCAGCAATATTTCAGCCCCATACCACTTGTAGCCACCAACTTCAAATGCATTACTACGAAGTTCTCTTTTGTTAATCTGTGAAAACTTCTCTATCTTCCACGTATACTTTCCATATAATTCAGAAGGCCTTGGCCCTATAAAATAAGTGAACTCACTTTAAGAAACTTTGGTCATAAAAGATGGGAAGAACAAAAAGAACATATACCAAAAACTTCAAACttaaaatgaaagtgtaaaGAAAGTAAAGAGTGACAGGACTTCTTGATAAGTATTCCCTAATCCAACTTAATTTGTAATTCTTTTACACGCAAATAGTTACAGCATGTATCATCTAATAGCAAGCTAACCCATTCACCTGTTATTATAAAGAAACAAACTCAGTTCAAGAAATTTCAATCATAGAAAAAACggaagaataacaaaaatgcaTCCCAAATTGCTCATACATAAACtgaaagatatatatatgtgatactGATAGAGAAAATGTCTAGAACGATTCCCTAGCCCAGCTTCATTtgtgctttctttttcttttcttttttttaaaaaaaaatcactgtGCATTTAGAGCACTCAAAATAGTTCAGAACAAGCATCTTCAACTAACAGGCTAGCCTATTCACCTCTCATGTTATATGTCAGGAAGATACAGTTAAGAGCACCTTGAAGAACTCCAGATGGcatttaaaagagaaaatataaagtaaataacTAGTACTTGAAATACACAtgacatttaaaaaaagaataagaagttaaaacaaaaaaagaatccTGAGCCATAAAATCCAATCCCTGTCTGGACATCATGATTCATGAGTACTGAAACTTTGTGTATATGGAGGAAATCATTCAAAAAGATCCTCCTTCCATCCATCTAGGCAACTTGCATATAAAGGGTACCGGAGattaaaaaaagattcaaaacaaCAGTATGTTAGAAAAATATCTGCTCAATCCAATTTTTAAGAGGTGAATGTGTCATGAGAGCCAGGCTTTAGTTAAACCTTCTATAATCAACCATTGATCAATGAGTTAGAgcttaaaaaacataaattcacaCAGAATTAACAAGAAACAAATCTACAGTAACATTACACTCAAGACAACTGTGGCTTATGCATGCTTCAACAATCTAATCCACCAATTCTAGTTATTATTATAGGTAATTTCTAAACATTAGAGAACCACTCTGTCGCATTCCAAAATTTAGACAGAAAATCACAATAGACTAGCCAAAACTAAATTCAAGCCAATTTTTTAATCATGCCATTCAGCATTTTATTATCCACtagatttaatatataaagGATTCAACTTAACACTTCAATAGTATCAATGTTGAGAATAAACAGACAGTATACTAATAAATGTTCAAAAGGATAAAGGGCATTCAACCAAACACCAAAGGGGAACCATACACATaccaccatcatcatcatcagagTCCCAGTAAGGGGGTGAGGTTGAAGGTGTTCCGTTTTCCACCTGGTCAAAAGACCGCCACTCTGCCAACGCTTCCCCTGCTTGACAACGCTGCCCGCTTGAAATCCCCTCCACGGACCTTCCCACTCCAGTCTCCTCGCTTGCAACTGCAGCCATTTTCCCCTAGAAAACTCCTCCCCACACTCCTTGTGCCCCACTTGCTACAAAATCAAGAACCCGGTTAagaaaaccaatcaaaatcattaaCTCTTAAACCTCACTTCGAAATGTAAATCATCAGAAACACCATTTCAAAGGAGGCATATATCCTCTAATCAATCTTATTTAACCACAGCATcctaaaacccaaaattaaaact
This genomic window from Gossypium raimondii isolate GPD5lz chromosome 10, ASM2569854v1, whole genome shotgun sequence contains:
- the LOC105776631 gene encoding TNF receptor-associated factor homolog 1b isoform X1, with the protein product MAAVASEETGVGRSVEGISSGQRCQAGEALAEWRSFDQVENGTPSTSPPYWDSDDDDGGPRPSELYGKYTWKIEKFSQINKRELRSNAFEVGGYKWYILIYPQGCDVCNHLSLFLCVANHDKLLPGWSHFAQFTIAVVNKDPKKSKYSDTLHRFWKKEHDWGWKKFMELSKVYDGFIESDTLIIKAQVQVIREKADRPFRCLDCQYRRELVRVYLTNVEQICRRFLDERQQKLGKLIEDKASWSSFCAFWLGIDQNARRRMSREKAEVILKIVVKHFFIEKEVTSTLVMDSLYSGLKALEGQSKGKKAKSKLLDAEEMPAPIVHMEKDMFLLVDDVLLLLKRAALEPLPPKDEKGPQNRTKDGNSGEDFNKDSIERDERRLTELGRRTVEIFVLSHIFSNKIEVAYQEAVALKRQEELIREEAAWLAESEQKAKRGASEKEKKSKKKQAKQKRNNRKNKEKGREDKAIVAAERKHQEYHPDDEKEASVMVEEQPVPEKADVLGDVSDSVDAATEVLQPDSEDRDASPVNWDTDTSEIHPPTEACTSGISGLSCVQNGVADKRSPSLMDDSSSTCSTDSVPSVVMNGPYKGNSFSNNHNKKSLSRGRNQRSKTLSDGSSWTTESDYQPPCPALDAGHQNDVTESSKAGEAEFEAAVSSSDQTKWAEQDAVRKEEVVLPLKKPSTKDSVDLERPKEKTAAGPSSPRSPSKNLLPAQLRSEEMSAGSVDSISVRKTLSNGLQQSDQPASSSTSVQITGILKSETQKSATPKPSEPTIPQVPVMSRPSSAPLIPGTRPTTPVVSMVQTTPLLARSVSAVGHLGPDLSPAAGYVPQSYRNAIMGNHNVASSSAGFTHSNSPSSGINPSLVYSQPPALVSAPLYMPQSSGKMEPNSVQSGLPFGLVTRETFRSAPHWMENSQRDSSRSMHSNTLLGEFENLDLYRSVQNGSREHFSMEFPACASGRQTQGVLADEFPHLDIINELLDEEHNVGKAARAGAGFHALGNEPYLLNQHFPFHSDLGLSDGMGSSSGSCRFERMRSYHNDGFQQGYSSSSSNHFDTEREFIPQASPLHYANGQQIDGLVPNRWQMAASDLSLLSMRNADGENYAYYSPEYPNMACGINGYTVFRPSNGH